One genomic segment of Cellulophaga sp. HaHaR_3_176 includes these proteins:
- a CDS encoding ligase-associated DNA damage response exonuclease — protein MKNPLLQFTDKGIYCSVAKVYLDPWKPVDKAIITHGHADHSRYGHKSYITHHRNVPIISHRLGEINVSGVEWGQTFTINNVKFSLHPAGHIIGSSQIRVEHKGEVWVFTGDYKTENDGISTPYEVVKCDSFITECTFGLPAFKWTPQDEVMESINNWWLENQAEGKTSILFGYSLGKAQRLLKYLNPDIGKIYTHGAIENMTEVLRPLVDFPTTTLITKETKKQDLLGNMVLAPPSAHGSTWIKKMVPYVTGSASGWMTFRGARRRRAIDKGFVLSDHCDWTGLLESIKATGAEKVICTHGYSDIFSRYLREQGYDARTEETQYGEEETTEIEEKIIA, from the coding sequence ATGAAAAATCCATTACTACAATTTACTGATAAGGGTATTTATTGCAGTGTCGCCAAAGTATATCTAGATCCTTGGAAACCCGTTGATAAAGCTATTATCACACATGGCCATGCAGATCATAGCCGTTATGGACATAAAAGCTACATTACACACCATAGAAATGTACCAATTATAAGCCACAGACTAGGAGAGATAAATGTATCTGGAGTAGAATGGGGACAAACCTTTACTATAAATAATGTGAAATTTAGCCTACACCCTGCAGGACATATTATTGGTTCTTCACAAATACGCGTAGAACATAAAGGAGAGGTATGGGTGTTTACTGGAGATTATAAAACTGAAAACGACGGAATTTCTACACCCTATGAAGTCGTAAAATGTGATTCGTTCATTACAGAATGCACTTTTGGATTACCCGCTTTTAAATGGACACCACAAGACGAAGTGATGGAATCTATTAACAATTGGTGGCTTGAAAACCAAGCGGAAGGAAAAACATCGATACTTTTTGGATATAGCCTAGGTAAAGCGCAACGTCTATTAAAATATTTGAATCCCGATATAGGCAAAATATACACCCACGGCGCCATAGAAAACATGACCGAAGTATTACGGCCACTGGTAGATTTCCCGACAACAACACTAATCACTAAAGAAACCAAAAAACAAGATTTGCTGGGCAACATGGTACTAGCTCCTCCCAGCGCACACGGCAGTACGTGGATAAAAAAAATGGTGCCTTACGTTACAGGATCAGCCAGTGGCTGGATGACCTTTAGAGGGGCAAGACGCAGAAGAGCAATAGACAAAGGGTTTGTACTCAGTGATCATTGTGATTGGACAGGTTTATTAGAAAGTATTAAAGCTACTGGTGCCGAAAAGGTAATTTGTACACATGGCTATTCAGATATCTTTTCAAGATACTTGCGAGAACAAGGGTATGATGCCAGAACCGAAGAAACACAATACGGAGAAGAAGAAACCACAGAAATAGAAGAAAAAATAATTGCTTAG
- a CDS encoding TerB family tellurite resistance protein, translating to MSFVDLYSSGEHRRNLAHFASIASLAAIDGEVNLKEKALLDRFARKLDITDTEYSEVIKSDNKYPINPPATSEERLERLFDLFRIIFADHEIDEEEMILIRKYAIGLGYSSESAKKVIDRSVAIFSGKIDFEDYVYLVKH from the coding sequence ATGTCTTTTGTAGATTTATATAGTAGTGGTGAACACCGTAGAAACTTGGCGCACTTTGCGTCAATTGCTTCTTTAGCCGCTATTGATGGTGAAGTTAACCTTAAAGAGAAAGCTTTATTAGATCGTTTTGCTAGAAAATTAGATATTACTGATACGGAATATAGTGAGGTAATAAAATCTGATAATAAATATCCAATTAATCCTCCTGCAACTTCAGAAGAGCGTTTGGAACGTTTATTTGATTTGTTCAGAATTATTTTTGCTGATCATGAAATTGATGAAGAAGAAATGATTTTAATTAGAAAATATGCAATCGGACTTGGATATTCGAGCGAAAGTGCAAAAAAGGTTATTGATCGATCTGTTGCTATTTTTAGTGGAAAAATAGATTTTGAAGATTACGTTTATTTAGTAAAGCATTAA
- the fbp gene encoding class 1 fructose-bisphosphatase: protein MTKQYKTLGEFIIENQDSFKYSSGELSRLLNGLRLAAKVVNHEVNKAGLVDILGEAGDQNIQGENQQKLDVLANEKFIQTLKKREIVCGIASEEEDDFISINSFDNQHQNKYVVLIDPLDGSSNIDVNVSVGTIFSIYRRVTPVGTPVTIEDFLQPGVNQIASGYIIYGTSTMLVYTTGDGVNGFTLNPALGTFYLSHPNMSFPENGNIYSVNEGNYVHFPQGVKDYIKYCQKEEDDRPYTSRYIGSLVSDFHRNMIKGGIYMYPKSSVASEGKLRLLYECNPMAFIAEQANGLASDGKRRIMEINPTELHQRVPFFCGSKNMVKKAEEFMK, encoded by the coding sequence ATGACCAAACAATACAAAACTCTCGGAGAGTTTATTATTGAAAACCAGGATTCTTTCAAATACTCTTCAGGTGAGTTATCTCGGCTATTAAATGGATTAAGATTAGCAGCTAAAGTTGTAAATCATGAAGTTAATAAAGCTGGTTTAGTAGATATTTTAGGAGAAGCAGGAGATCAAAACATTCAAGGTGAAAACCAACAGAAATTAGATGTTCTTGCAAACGAAAAATTCATACAAACACTAAAGAAAAGAGAAATTGTTTGCGGTATAGCTTCTGAAGAAGAAGATGATTTTATCAGTATTAATAGTTTTGATAATCAACATCAAAACAAATATGTAGTTTTAATTGATCCATTAGATGGGTCTTCTAATATTGATGTTAATGTTTCCGTAGGTACCATTTTTTCAATTTACAGACGTGTAACTCCTGTAGGTACACCTGTTACTATTGAAGATTTTCTACAACCAGGTGTTAACCAAATAGCTTCTGGTTATATAATTTACGGTACATCTACTATGTTAGTTTATACTACTGGTGATGGCGTGAATGGTTTTACATTAAACCCTGCTTTAGGTACCTTTTATCTATCGCACCCTAATATGAGTTTCCCAGAAAACGGAAATATATATTCTGTTAACGAAGGTAATTATGTTCATTTCCCTCAAGGCGTAAAAGATTATATTAAATATTGCCAGAAAGAAGAGGATGATAGACCTTATACATCTCGTTATATTGGATCATTAGTATCTGATTTTCACAGAAACATGATTAAAGGGGGTATTTATATGTATCCTAAAAGCAGTGTTGCTTCTGAAGGAAAACTTAGGCTACTTTACGAATGCAACCCAATGGCATTTATAGCCGAACAAGCCAATGGTTTAGCTAGTGATGGTAAAAGACGTATTATGGAAATCAACCCTACTGAGTTACACCAACGTGTACCTTTTTTCTGCGGAAGTAAAAACATGGTTAAAAAGGCAGAAGAGTTTATGAAATAA
- a CDS encoding GNAT family N-acetyltransferase, with the protein MKFSIREAQKKDMNQVLSLINELAVFEKEDNAVEVTLEDLIRDGFGANVLFHCFVGEVNNEIKGMALVYNRYSTWKGPIIHLEDLIVTESMRGTGMGTALLNEVVKYGHALGVKRINWEVIDWNESAINFYESKGANVMRDWDVVQLDENGIKNYISNI; encoded by the coding sequence ATGAAATTTTCAATACGAGAAGCGCAAAAAAAAGATATGAATCAAGTTTTATCATTAATTAATGAACTTGCTGTGTTTGAAAAAGAAGATAATGCTGTTGAAGTCACTTTAGAAGACCTAATTAGAGATGGTTTTGGTGCTAATGTGCTTTTTCATTGTTTTGTCGGTGAAGTAAATAATGAAATAAAAGGAATGGCTTTGGTGTATAATAGATACTCAACTTGGAAAGGTCCTATTATTCATTTAGAAGATTTAATAGTTACAGAAAGCATGAGAGGAACAGGTATGGGGACAGCTTTGTTAAATGAAGTTGTTAAGTACGGGCATGCATTAGGTGTTAAAAGAATAAACTGGGAAGTTATAGATTGGAACGAATCTGCAATTAATTTTTACGAAAGTAAAGGTGCAAATGTTATGCGTGATTGGGATGTAGTTCAGTTAGATGAAAATGGTATTAAAAATTATATTTCTAATATATGA
- a CDS encoding aspartate kinase, which produces MRIFKFGGASVKDADGIKNVVNVLNQVGFDNTLLVVSAMGKTTNAMETVVNSYFEDKSEVASAIQDVLKYHNDILMDLFENDKHVIFKQIKSLFDEVQGFLAWNKSPKYSFVYDQVIGYGELVSTTILSAYLNEIGITNTWLDVRTFIKTDDNYRDATVDWEKTQASITKGIDKTKLNITQGFIGSDDNNFTTTLGREGSDYSAAILAYCLNATAVTIWKDVPGVLNADPRYFENTQLLNQISYREAIELAFYGASVIHPKTLQPLQRKEIPLHVKSFIEPKNAGTTVGKGANIEPKVPCFIVKKNQVLMKLSSLDFSFIVEDSISELFKLLHDHKMKVDLIQNSAISFSVCVDNKFGRLEELLDHLKGKFKVTHYENVALYTIRHFDTEAITGLQKGKEILLEQRGKETVQLVVK; this is translated from the coding sequence ATGAGAATTTTTAAATTTGGAGGTGCATCTGTAAAAGATGCAGATGGGATAAAAAACGTTGTAAACGTATTAAACCAAGTTGGTTTTGACAATACCTTATTAGTTGTTTCAGCAATGGGTAAAACAACTAACGCGATGGAAACGGTTGTGAATAGTTACTTTGAAGATAAGTCAGAAGTAGCATCAGCAATACAAGATGTTTTAAAATACCATAACGATATTTTAATGGATTTGTTTGAAAATGATAAGCATGTAATTTTTAAACAAATAAAATCATTATTTGATGAGGTGCAAGGTTTTTTAGCATGGAACAAATCTCCGAAATATAGCTTTGTATATGATCAAGTTATTGGATATGGTGAGCTTGTCTCTACAACAATATTAAGTGCCTATTTAAATGAAATAGGCATAACAAATACTTGGTTAGATGTTCGTACGTTCATAAAAACAGATGATAATTACCGTGATGCCACTGTAGATTGGGAAAAAACACAAGCGAGTATTACAAAAGGTATTGATAAAACTAAATTAAATATCACACAAGGCTTTATTGGTAGTGATGATAACAATTTTACAACAACCCTTGGTCGTGAAGGTTCAGATTATTCTGCCGCAATTTTAGCATACTGCCTTAATGCAACAGCGGTAACTATTTGGAAAGATGTGCCTGGAGTGTTAAATGCAGACCCAAGATATTTTGAAAACACACAATTGTTAAATCAAATATCGTATAGAGAGGCTATTGAATTGGCCTTTTACGGCGCATCTGTAATACATCCAAAAACATTACAACCTTTACAGAGAAAAGAAATTCCATTACACGTAAAATCTTTTATCGAACCTAAAAATGCTGGTACTACTGTAGGTAAAGGAGCAAATATAGAACCTAAAGTACCTTGTTTTATCGTGAAGAAAAATCAAGTTTTAATGAAACTTTCATCACTTGACTTCTCTTTCATTGTAGAAGATAGTATTAGTGAGCTTTTTAAATTATTACATGATCATAAAATGAAAGTAGATCTGATTCAAAACTCAGCTATTAGTTTTTCGGTATGTGTAGATAATAAATTTGGAAGGTTAGAAGAGCTTTTAGATCATTTAAAGGGGAAATTTAAAGTTACACATTATGAGAATGTTGCGTTGTATACAATACGTCATTTTGATACCGAAGCGATAACAGGTTTGCAGAAAGGGAAAGAAATACTTTTAGAACAAAGAGGTAAAGAAACAGTTCAATTAGTAGTAAAATAA
- a CDS encoding lysophospholipid acyltransferase family protein has translation MGLVTAKEVAKAINLEKYGFIGTFIGWVLLKVTRISSINKFYDTIKHLNGQEYADAILSYYEINYEIPEEDFKRLPKDGAYVTISNHPLGAIDGIILLKLMAAQREDFKMMTNFLLQRMVPIAPYIIPVNPFEGHKSAKSSVAGFKAALVHLKNGHPLGIFPAGEVSTHKDEKLIVDKPWEESALKLIRKAEVPVIPIYFHARNSRFFYRLAKISGVFRTAKIPSEVYTQKNRPIKVRIGQPISVKAQKEQETLVDFTILLRRKTYMLSNAYEKERLTERIREQIPTSLKIPKAPSVIASAISPELMEKEIVALREKDCRLLQSKNYEVFLGVKSDMPCILQEIGRQREVTFRAIGEGTNKSIDLDEFDNYYHHLFLWDDNEKAIVGAYRMGIGSAIYKKYGINGFYLQDLFRVEPELYQMMSESIDMGRAYITKEYQQKPMPLFLLWKGIVHTTLRFPEHKYLIGGVSISNQFSNFSKSLMIEFMKSHYYDPYVAQYIHPKKEFKVKLKDADKEFVFDETQADLNKFDRLIDEVEPGNLRLPVLIKKYIKQNAKVVAFNVDPLFNNSVDGLMYIKIADLPESTVKPVMEEFQAELERKLANGQDLNLSDPEDDELS, from the coding sequence ATGGGTTTAGTAACCGCGAAAGAAGTAGCGAAAGCAATTAATTTAGAGAAGTACGGTTTTATAGGTACTTTCATTGGTTGGGTGCTTTTAAAAGTAACCAGAATATCTAGTATAAATAAGTTTTACGATACAATTAAGCATCTTAATGGTCAAGAATATGCAGATGCGATTCTTTCTTATTATGAAATAAATTACGAAATACCAGAAGAAGATTTTAAAAGATTACCAAAAGATGGCGCATATGTAACGATATCAAATCATCCTTTAGGTGCGATTGACGGTATTATTTTATTAAAATTAATGGCCGCCCAGCGAGAAGATTTTAAAATGATGACCAATTTTTTACTTCAAAGAATGGTCCCTATTGCTCCTTATATAATTCCTGTAAATCCTTTTGAGGGCCATAAAAGTGCAAAAAGTAGTGTAGCAGGTTTTAAAGCGGCATTAGTGCATTTGAAAAATGGTCATCCACTAGGGATATTTCCTGCAGGTGAAGTTTCTACTCATAAAGATGAAAAATTAATAGTAGATAAGCCATGGGAAGAATCAGCTCTTAAATTGATAAGAAAAGCAGAAGTGCCTGTTATACCTATTTATTTTCATGCAAGAAATAGTAGATTCTTTTATCGATTAGCAAAAATCAGTGGTGTTTTTAGAACAGCAAAAATACCTTCAGAAGTTTATACTCAAAAAAATAGACCAATTAAAGTTCGAATAGGCCAGCCTATTAGTGTGAAAGCGCAGAAAGAGCAAGAAACGCTAGTAGATTTTACTATTCTTTTACGCAGAAAAACATATATGTTATCTAACGCGTATGAAAAAGAAAGATTAACAGAGCGTATTAGAGAACAAATACCTACATCTCTAAAAATTCCAAAAGCTCCGAGTGTAATTGCATCAGCAATTAGCCCGGAATTAATGGAAAAAGAAATAGTAGCACTTCGCGAAAAAGATTGTAGGCTTTTGCAAAGTAAAAACTACGAGGTTTTTTTAGGTGTTAAAAGTGACATGCCTTGCATTTTACAAGAAATAGGAAGGCAGCGCGAAGTAACATTTAGAGCAATAGGTGAGGGTACTAACAAGTCTATAGATTTAGATGAATTTGATAATTATTATCATCATCTTTTTCTGTGGGATGACAACGAAAAAGCTATTGTAGGTGCCTACCGTATGGGAATAGGGTCAGCTATTTACAAAAAATATGGTATTAACGGATTTTATTTACAAGATTTATTTAGGGTTGAACCTGAGTTATACCAAATGATGAGCGAATCTATTGATATGGGGCGCGCTTATATTACAAAAGAATACCAACAAAAGCCTATGCCATTATTTTTACTTTGGAAAGGTATTGTTCATACTACATTAAGGTTTCCAGAACATAAATATTTAATAGGTGGAGTTAGTATTAGTAATCAATTTTCTAACTTTTCAAAATCGTTAATGATTGAGTTTATGAAATCTCATTATTACGACCCTTATGTAGCTCAATATATACACCCTAAAAAAGAATTTAAGGTTAAGTTAAAAGATGCAGATAAAGAATTTGTTTTTGATGAAACTCAGGCAGATTTAAATAAATTTGATAGATTAATTGATGAGGTAGAGCCAGGTAACTTGCGTTTGCCTGTATTAATAAAAAAATATATTAAACAGAATGCAAAAGTGGTTGCATTTAATGTTGATCCTCTTTTTAATAATTCTGTTGATGGCCTAATGTATATTAAGATAGCAGATTTGCCAGAAAGCACAGTGAAGCCGGTTATGGAAGAGTTTCAGGCAGAGTTAGAGCGTAAATTGGCAAACGGTCAAGATCTTAATTTAAGTGATCCAGAAGATGATGAGTTGAGTTAA
- a CDS encoding TM2 domain-containing protein, which produces MSEENKTEQEHNEFADGAKKTANEFNQGLNSLGNGDENKKILAGILAIVLGWLGVHKFILGYQKEGIIMAVCGVLGWFLCGIPTSIIALIGLIEGIIYLTKSDEEFYNTYQAGRKPWF; this is translated from the coding sequence ATGTCAGAAGAAAACAAAACAGAACAAGAACATAACGAGTTTGCAGATGGTGCTAAAAAAACCGCAAATGAATTTAACCAAGGATTAAATAGCCTAGGTAATGGTGATGAGAATAAAAAGATATTAGCTGGTATTTTAGCAATAGTATTGGGCTGGTTAGGTGTACATAAGTTTATCTTAGGGTATCAAAAAGAAGGAATTATTATGGCCGTATGTGGCGTTTTAGGTTGGTTTCTTTGTGGTATACCTACATCAATTATTGCTTTAATCGGCTTAATAGAAGGCATTATATATTTAACTAAATCTGACGAAGAATTTTACAATACATACCAAGCAGGAAGAAAACCTTGGTTTTAA
- a CDS encoding 2-hydroxyacid dehydrogenase has translation MRVLHLDVNHPLIIEQFNELGYFNDEDYTSTKQEIEAKIHEYDGIIIRSRFSIDSRFLDKATNLKFIGRLGAGLENIDIAHAKSKNIFLAAAPEGNRNAVGEHSLGMLLTLFNKLNSADKEVRSGKWDREGNRGIELDGRTVGIIGYGNMGKAFAKKLKGFDVDVICYDIKGGVGDENARQVGIMEFQQRCEVVSLHVPQTETTIEMINTEFIEGFKNDFWLLNTARGKCVVTQDLVNALKSGKILGAGLDVLEYEKSSFENMFTDNELPDAFKYLIDADNVLLTPHVAGWTVESKIKLAQTVVDKVKENFTN, from the coding sequence ATGCGAGTATTGCATTTAGATGTTAATCACCCTTTAATTATAGAGCAGTTTAATGAACTTGGCTATTTTAACGATGAAGATTACACCTCTACCAAACAGGAAATTGAAGCTAAAATACATGAATACGATGGTATTATTATACGCAGCAGATTTTCAATTGATAGTCGTTTTTTAGACAAGGCAACTAATTTAAAATTTATCGGCAGACTTGGCGCTGGTTTAGAAAATATTGACATTGCTCATGCAAAAAGTAAAAACATATTTTTGGCAGCTGCACCAGAAGGTAATAGAAATGCTGTTGGAGAGCATAGTTTAGGCATGCTACTAACTTTATTTAATAAACTTAACTCTGCCGATAAAGAAGTTCGTAGCGGTAAATGGGATAGAGAAGGCAATAGAGGAATAGAACTTGACGGCAGAACTGTAGGTATTATTGGATATGGCAACATGGGTAAAGCTTTTGCTAAAAAATTAAAAGGTTTTGATGTTGATGTTATCTGTTATGATATAAAAGGTGGTGTTGGTGACGAAAATGCAAGGCAAGTGGGTATTATGGAGTTTCAACAAAGATGCGAAGTTGTAAGTCTTCACGTTCCGCAAACTGAAACTACAATAGAGATGATTAATACTGAGTTTATCGAAGGTTTTAAAAATGATTTTTGGTTATTAAATACCGCAAGAGGCAAATGTGTTGTTACACAAGATTTAGTGAATGCATTAAAATCTGGGAAAATACTTGGTGCAGGACTTGATGTTTTAGAATACGAAAAATCATCCTTCGAAAATATGTTTACTGATAATGAATTACCAGATGCTTTCAAATATTTAATCGATGCTGACAACGTTCTTTTAACTCCGCATGTTGCTGGGTGGACTGTTGAAAGTAAAATTAAACTCGCACAAACTGTTGTTGATAAAGTGAAAGAAAATTTCACAAACTAA
- a CDS encoding cupin domain-containing protein: protein MKTVNLKNKHAEFEKTWHPHQIGIVDNMQVLLAKLQGEFVWHAHENEDELFQILKGTLYMQFRDRTEIVKEGEIIIVPKGVEHCPMTKNNEIVEVMLFEQLNTSHTGETKHELTQTNYPKI, encoded by the coding sequence ATGAAAACAGTTAATCTGAAAAACAAACATGCCGAATTTGAAAAAACATGGCATCCTCATCAGATTGGTATTGTAGATAATATGCAAGTACTTTTAGCTAAATTACAAGGGGAATTTGTATGGCACGCACATGAAAATGAAGATGAACTTTTTCAAATTTTAAAAGGTACCCTATACATGCAATTTAGAGACAGAACTGAGATTGTAAAAGAAGGAGAAATCATTATAGTTCCGAAAGGAGTAGAACATTGTCCAATGACTAAAAATAATGAAATTGTAGAAGTCATGTTATTTGAGCAATTGAATACCTCACACACCGGAGAAACAAAACACGAACTAACACAAACTAACTACCCAAAAATTTAA
- a CDS encoding carbon-nitrogen hydrolase family protein, producing MIENIENIELEFLTIDDYQELKSAMIETYPNMENAYWKESLIQLLINEFHQGQVVIKVNGNLAGCALALRVDYSEFDRAHTYREVTGDFTFSTLKKDGDVLYGIEVFIKSEYRGLRLGRRLYDYRKELCERENLRGIIFGGRIPNFHKYSHEISPKEYIEKVKRKEIHDPVLNFQISNDFHPSKVMKGYLEGDSASNEYAVLLEWDNIYYEKNKPKAVTKKKIIRLGLIQWQMRPYKNLDDLMQQVEFFVDSVSGYRSDFALFPEFFNAPLMAENNHMKESDAIRELAKHTASIVKKFSELAISYNINIISGSMPEFKDDLLYNVGYLCRRDGTTERYEKLHVTPDEARVWGMQGGTELKSYDTDCGKIGILICYDSEFPELSRLLADDGMDILFVPFLTDTQNGYSRVRHCAQARAIENECYVAIAGSVGNLPKVANMDIQYAQSMVFTPCDFSFPANGIKAEATPNTEMILIADVDIDLLRELNQFGSVKNLRDRRKDLFELRKK from the coding sequence ATGATAGAGAATATTGAAAATATTGAACTTGAATTTTTAACTATTGATGATTATCAAGAGTTAAAATCAGCTATGATTGAGACTTATCCAAATATGGAAAATGCCTATTGGAAAGAGAGCTTAATACAACTATTAATTAATGAATTTCATCAAGGGCAAGTTGTCATTAAAGTAAATGGTAATTTGGCTGGCTGCGCACTAGCTTTACGTGTCGATTATTCTGAATTTGATAGAGCACATACTTATCGTGAAGTTACTGGCGATTTTACTTTTAGCACCCTTAAAAAAGATGGTGATGTTTTATATGGTATCGAGGTTTTTATAAAATCAGAATACAGAGGTCTACGATTAGGTCGCAGACTTTATGATTACAGAAAAGAATTATGTGAAAGAGAGAATTTAAGAGGTATTATCTTTGGAGGTAGAATCCCTAATTTCCACAAATATTCTCATGAGATTTCTCCAAAAGAATATATAGAAAAAGTAAAACGTAAAGAGATACATGACCCTGTATTAAACTTTCAAATTTCTAATGATTTTCACCCTTCAAAAGTAATGAAAGGTTATCTTGAAGGTGATTCTGCATCTAATGAATATGCCGTTTTATTAGAATGGGATAACATTTATTATGAAAAAAATAAACCAAAAGCGGTTACTAAGAAAAAGATAATTCGCTTAGGTCTTATTCAATGGCAAATGCGCCCATATAAGAATTTAGATGATTTAATGCAGCAAGTAGAGTTCTTTGTAGATTCAGTTTCTGGTTACCGATCAGATTTTGCTCTTTTCCCTGAGTTTTTCAACGCCCCATTAATGGCCGAAAACAACCACATGAAAGAGTCTGATGCTATTAGAGAGCTTGCAAAACACACTGCTTCAATTGTAAAAAAATTCTCTGAATTGGCCATATCTTATAACATCAATATTATTTCAGGAAGTATGCCTGAATTTAAAGATGATTTACTTTATAATGTTGGCTATTTATGCAGACGAGATGGTACAACTGAACGTTATGAAAAATTACATGTAACACCAGACGAAGCAAGAGTTTGGGGTATGCAAGGCGGAACAGAGTTAAAAAGTTATGATACCGATTGTGGTAAAATAGGGATATTAATCTGTTACGATTCTGAATTTCCAGAACTTAGTAGACTTTTAGCTGACGATGGAATGGATATTCTATTCGTACCTTTTTTAACAGACACTCAAAATGGCTACTCAAGAGTAAGACATTGTGCACAAGCAAGAGCAATAGAAAACGAATGTTATGTTGCTATAGCTGGTAGTGTAGGTAACTTACCAAAAGTAGCTAATATGGATATTCAATATGCACAATCAATGGTATTTACTCCATGCGATTTTTCTTTTCCTGCAAATGGAATAAAAGCAGAAGCTACACCTAATACTGAGATGATTTTAATAGCTGATGTTGATATTGATTTGCTACGTGAATTAAATCAATTTGGTAGTGTTAAAAACCTACGTGACCGAAGAAAAGATTTATTTGAATTACGAAAAAAGTAA
- the mgtE gene encoding magnesium transporter produces MIPFKLTDELIGSIEIHIANNNDGELSSILNDIHYADIAEIIDELNEDEATYLIKLLDSDKTSDILTELNEDVRERILSKLSAKEIAEELDELDTDDAADIIGELPKDIVNQVISEIEDKEHAKDIVDLLRYDENSAGGLMAKELVKVNENWNVLTCVKEMRSQAENVTRVHSIYVIDDEEKLKGRLSLKDLLTTSTKSPIKDIYISKVDSVNVNEKPEEVAKIMSKYDLEAIPVVDEIGRLVGRITIDDIVDVIREEAEKDYQMAAGISKDVEADDSIWDLTRARLPWLTIGMMGGVGAASIINSFQGAFINFPILLSFIPLMQATAGNVGVQSSAIVVQGLANDSIKGAIWGRLGKELLLGLVNGIALAIVFLFISHFAFHTTYLLSVTVGIALVTVVINAAVIGTFIPIFLNKRGIDPAIATGPFITTSNDVIGILIYFTIAKIILGF; encoded by the coding sequence ATGATACCATTTAAACTCACAGATGAGCTAATAGGAAGCATCGAAATACACATCGCTAACAATAACGATGGAGAATTATCTTCGATACTAAACGATATTCACTACGCTGATATCGCTGAAATTATCGATGAGTTAAATGAAGATGAAGCAACCTATTTAATAAAACTTTTAGATAGCGACAAAACATCTGACATACTTACCGAGCTAAATGAAGATGTTCGAGAAAGAATTTTAAGCAAGCTTTCTGCTAAAGAAATTGCCGAAGAGTTAGATGAATTAGATACCGATGATGCTGCTGATATTATTGGTGAATTACCTAAAGATATTGTCAATCAGGTAATTTCAGAAATAGAAGATAAGGAGCATGCTAAAGACATTGTAGATCTTCTTCGTTATGATGAGAATTCTGCCGGTGGTCTTATGGCAAAAGAACTCGTTAAGGTTAATGAAAACTGGAATGTACTTACCTGCGTTAAAGAAATGCGATCTCAAGCAGAAAATGTAACTCGTGTACATTCTATTTACGTTATTGATGATGAAGAAAAATTGAAAGGAAGACTTTCATTAAAAGATTTATTGACAACATCTACAAAATCACCTATTAAAGACATTTATATTTCAAAGGTTGATTCTGTAAATGTTAATGAAAAACCAGAAGAGGTTGCTAAAATAATGTCTAAATATGATTTAGAAGCGATACCTGTTGTTGATGAAATTGGTCGTTTAGTTGGTCGTATTACTATTGATGATATTGTTGATGTTATTAGAGAAGAGGCTGAAAAAGATTACCAAATGGCTGCCGGTATCTCTAAAGATGTAGAGGCTGATGATAGTATTTGGGATTTAACACGTGCTCGTTTACCTTGGCTCACAATTGGTATGATGGGTGGCGTAGGTGCTGCAAGCATTATAAACAGCTTTCAAGGCGCTTTTATCAACTTTCCCATACTACTTTCATTTATACCATTAATGCAGGCTACAGCTGGTAACGTAGGTGTACAATCTTCTGCAATTGTTGTTCAAGGCTTAGCAAATGATTCTATAAAAGGTGCTATTTGGGGCCGATTAGGTAAAGAGTTATTATTAGGTTTAGTAAACGGTATTGCTTTAGCTATTGTTTTTCTTTTTATAAGTCATTTCGCATTTCACACCACATACTTACTTTCTGTAACCGTAGGTATTGCACTAGTTACTGTTGTAATAAATGCCGCAGTAATTGGTACTTTTATTCCTATTTTCCTAAACAAAAGAGGTATTGATCCCGCTATTGCAACAGGTCCATTTATAACCACTAGTAATGATGTTATTGGTATCTTAATTTACTTCACTATTGCAAAAATTATTCTTGGCTTTTAA